One genomic segment of Anguilla anguilla isolate fAngAng1 chromosome 2, fAngAng1.pri, whole genome shotgun sequence includes these proteins:
- the fbxl18 gene encoding F-box/LRR-repeat protein 18 isoform X2, whose translation MDNQNTEERFSLDCMEQSGVSISGFSDEILLNILKHVPSHDLVLSVGRVCRKLKTLSLDKSLTNHVTLSKEYLASDDAVKQVVKELASEIQSLSMSGCYWLSGNTIDQLIRCKGLVKLDLTGCRLTSVRLSKILSSLRALRSLAIDINPGFDSNQLSTESKATLSQVSELKQTLYTPSYGVVPCCTSLERLLLYFEIYNVTREGATVCCQLMVGQSSILHYQRLQVFYARLAPGDVNQTLMNLYLAVFSVRVPEHLRVFVISVPGNSSWHAAKSFLEGMAINGALEALQLPRTWVDRSALQHILKHRVPVHLNFSRCPSFGNQVIHSVLDSVKDPRHLVNLNLSGSFQEDIDCHVMEALVSACPNLKRLNLSAAHYHGTPGSDEHLCAVLGKLKSLRSLALPVCAASDGMKNADQAPRDEPALSSSLLLGLKRSARVGVQTYRADPEQRDSESSHSFRALLEGNPFLEELELMGSNFSSAMPRNELANRKEQAACGWAGQIGDSEVAELGGLAFLRRLTLAQLPGVLKGTGLLQVAMRCRDLQVLSLANLGTLKNMTYMPALIDALPHCKQLKDLRSWNRAEEFI comes from the exons GAAAGATTCAGCCTGGACTGCATGGAACAAAGTGGCGTCAGTATTTCGGGGTTCTCAGATGAGATCTTGTTGAACATTCTGAAGCATGTTCCCAGTCATGACCTGGTGCTCAGCGTGGGGCGGGTCTGCAGAAAACTGAAGACTTTAAGCCTGGATAAGAGCCTCACCAACCATGTCACACTCTCCAAGGAATATCTG GCAAGTGATGATGCAGTTAAGCAAGTGGTGAAAGAGTTGGCGAGTGAAATTCAGTCCCTCAGCATGAGTGGCTGCTACTGGCTTTCTGGCAATACCATTGACCAATTGATCAGGTGCAAGGGCCTGGTCAAGCTGGACCTCACAGGCTGTCGACTGACGTCAGTGCGCCTATCCAAGATACTGTCCTCCCTCCGGGCCCTGCGCTCTTTGGCCATCGACATTAACCCTGGTTTTGACTCCAACCAGCTAAGTACTGAGAGCAAAGCTACCCTGAGCCAGGTCAGTGAGCTCAAACAAACCCTTTATACTCCATCGTATGGGGTGGTCCCCTGTTGCACCAGCCTGGAGAGACTGTTGCTGTATTTTGAAATCTATAATGTCACCAGGGAAGGGGCCACTGTTTGCTGCCAGCTTATGGTGGGACAGAGCAGTATCCTGCATTATCAGAGACTACAGGTGTTTTATGCCAGGCTGGCCCCTGGCGATGTCAATCAGACACTCATGAACCTGTACCTGGCCGTCTTCAGCGTACGGGTTCCAGAGCACTTGCGCGTTTTTGTTATATCGGTCCCCGGAAACAGCAGCTGGCACGCGGCAAAGAGCTTCCTGGAGGGCATGGCGATAAACGGGGCTCTGGAGGCCCTGCAGCTGCCGAGGACGTGGGTGGACAGGTCAGCCCTCCAGCACATTCTCAAACACAGAGTGCCAGTCCACCTCAACTTCAGCCGTTGCCCGAGTTTTGGTAACCAGGTGATCCACAGCGTGCTGGACAGTGTGAAGGACCCCAGGCACTTAGTCAACTTGAATCTGAGCGGCAGCTTTCAGGAGGACATAGACTGCCACGTGATGGAGGCCTTAGTGAGTGCCTGTCCTAACCTCAAACGCTTGAACCTCTCTGCAGCGCACTACCACGGCACCCCGGGCTCAGACGAGCACCTCTGCGCCGTCCTGGGCAAACTCAAGAGCCTGCGGTCCCTGGCGCTGCCCGTGTGTGCCGCTTCGGACGGGATGAAAAACGCGGACCAGGCGCCGAGGGATGAGCCGGcgctctccagctctctcctgCTGGGCCTGAAGAGGAGCGCCCGCGTTGGTGTGCAGACCTACAGGGCGGACCCGGAGCAGAGGGACAGCGAATCCAGCCACAGCTTCAGGGCGCTGCTCGAGGGGAACCCcttcctggaggagctggagctgatGGGGTCTAACTTCTCCTCTGCCATGCCCCGCAACGAGCTCGCCAACCGCAAGGAGCAGGCGGCCTGCGGCTGGGCGGGGCAGATCGGGGACTCGGAGGTGGCGGAGCTGGGCGGCCTGGCCTTCCTGCGCAGGCTGACCTTAGCGCAGCTGCCTGGCGTCCTCAAGGGAACGGGACTGCTGCAAGTGGCCATGAGGTGCAGAGATCTGCAGGTGCTCTCTCTGGCTAACCTGGGGACACTGAAAAATATGACCTACATGCCAGCCCTTATTGATGCTCTTCCTCACTGTAAGCAGCTTAAAGACCTCAG GTCTTGGAACAGGGCAGAAGAGTTTATTTAA
- the fbxl18 gene encoding F-box/LRR-repeat protein 18 isoform X1, with amino-acid sequence MDNQNTEERFSLDCMEQSGVSISGFSDEILLNILKHVPSHDLVLSVGRVCRKLKTLSLDKSLTNHVTLSKEYLASDDAVKQVVKELASEIQSLSMSGCYWLSGNTIDQLIRCKGLVKLDLTGCRLTSVRLSKILSSLRALRSLAIDINPGFDSNQLSTESKATLSQVSELKQTLYTPSYGVVPCCTSLERLLLYFEIYNVTREGATVCCQLMVGQSSILHYQRLQVFYARLAPGDVNQTLMNLYLAVFSVRVPEHLRVFVISVPGNSSWHAAKSFLEGMAINGALEALQLPRTWVDRSALQHILKHRVPVHLNFSRCPSFGNQVIHSVLDSVKDPRHLVNLNLSGSFQEDIDCHVMEALVSACPNLKRLNLSAAHYHGTPGSDEHLCAVLGKLKSLRSLALPVCAASDGMKNADQAPRDEPALSSSLLLGLKRSARVGVQTYRADPEQRDSESSHSFRALLEGNPFLEELELMGSNFSSAMPRNELANRKEQAACGWAGQIGDSEVAELGGLAFLRRLTLAQLPGVLKGTGLLQVAMRCRDLQVLSLANLGTLKNMTYMPALIDALPHCKQLKDLRLEQPYLNANTRFFQALSQCHALRRVCIVSRNGTFQSDAVMSFMDSCLDVVMCHMFMGGTLVVCRTLQKALQDRFTPQRPALNVVIYPLLHEDLALLIRDIPLLHLDEITLFKSRVAEDPPRLWW; translated from the exons GAAAGATTCAGCCTGGACTGCATGGAACAAAGTGGCGTCAGTATTTCGGGGTTCTCAGATGAGATCTTGTTGAACATTCTGAAGCATGTTCCCAGTCATGACCTGGTGCTCAGCGTGGGGCGGGTCTGCAGAAAACTGAAGACTTTAAGCCTGGATAAGAGCCTCACCAACCATGTCACACTCTCCAAGGAATATCTG GCAAGTGATGATGCAGTTAAGCAAGTGGTGAAAGAGTTGGCGAGTGAAATTCAGTCCCTCAGCATGAGTGGCTGCTACTGGCTTTCTGGCAATACCATTGACCAATTGATCAGGTGCAAGGGCCTGGTCAAGCTGGACCTCACAGGCTGTCGACTGACGTCAGTGCGCCTATCCAAGATACTGTCCTCCCTCCGGGCCCTGCGCTCTTTGGCCATCGACATTAACCCTGGTTTTGACTCCAACCAGCTAAGTACTGAGAGCAAAGCTACCCTGAGCCAGGTCAGTGAGCTCAAACAAACCCTTTATACTCCATCGTATGGGGTGGTCCCCTGTTGCACCAGCCTGGAGAGACTGTTGCTGTATTTTGAAATCTATAATGTCACCAGGGAAGGGGCCACTGTTTGCTGCCAGCTTATGGTGGGACAGAGCAGTATCCTGCATTATCAGAGACTACAGGTGTTTTATGCCAGGCTGGCCCCTGGCGATGTCAATCAGACACTCATGAACCTGTACCTGGCCGTCTTCAGCGTACGGGTTCCAGAGCACTTGCGCGTTTTTGTTATATCGGTCCCCGGAAACAGCAGCTGGCACGCGGCAAAGAGCTTCCTGGAGGGCATGGCGATAAACGGGGCTCTGGAGGCCCTGCAGCTGCCGAGGACGTGGGTGGACAGGTCAGCCCTCCAGCACATTCTCAAACACAGAGTGCCAGTCCACCTCAACTTCAGCCGTTGCCCGAGTTTTGGTAACCAGGTGATCCACAGCGTGCTGGACAGTGTGAAGGACCCCAGGCACTTAGTCAACTTGAATCTGAGCGGCAGCTTTCAGGAGGACATAGACTGCCACGTGATGGAGGCCTTAGTGAGTGCCTGTCCTAACCTCAAACGCTTGAACCTCTCTGCAGCGCACTACCACGGCACCCCGGGCTCAGACGAGCACCTCTGCGCCGTCCTGGGCAAACTCAAGAGCCTGCGGTCCCTGGCGCTGCCCGTGTGTGCCGCTTCGGACGGGATGAAAAACGCGGACCAGGCGCCGAGGGATGAGCCGGcgctctccagctctctcctgCTGGGCCTGAAGAGGAGCGCCCGCGTTGGTGTGCAGACCTACAGGGCGGACCCGGAGCAGAGGGACAGCGAATCCAGCCACAGCTTCAGGGCGCTGCTCGAGGGGAACCCcttcctggaggagctggagctgatGGGGTCTAACTTCTCCTCTGCCATGCCCCGCAACGAGCTCGCCAACCGCAAGGAGCAGGCGGCCTGCGGCTGGGCGGGGCAGATCGGGGACTCGGAGGTGGCGGAGCTGGGCGGCCTGGCCTTCCTGCGCAGGCTGACCTTAGCGCAGCTGCCTGGCGTCCTCAAGGGAACGGGACTGCTGCAAGTGGCCATGAGGTGCAGAGATCTGCAGGTGCTCTCTCTGGCTAACCTGGGGACACTGAAAAATATGACCTACATGCCAGCCCTTATTGATGCTCTTCCTCACTGTAAGCAGCTTAAAGACCTCAG ACTGGAGCAGCCGTACCTCAATGCCAACACGCGCTTCTTCCAGGCCCTGAGCCAATGCCACGCCCTGCGGCGCGTCTGCATCGTCTCCCGCAACGGGACCTTCCAGTCCGACGCGGTGATGTCATTCATGGACAGCTGTCTGGATGTGGTCATGTGCCACATGTTCATGGGTGGGACCCTGGTGGTGTGTAGGACCCTTCAGAAGGCCTTGCAGGACAG GTTTACACCTCAGCGCCCGGCGCTAAACGTGGTGATCTACCCCCTCCTGCACGAAGACCTGGCCCTCCTCATCAGGGACATacccctcctccacctggaCGAGATCACGCTCTTCAAGAGCCGCGTGGCCGAGGACCCGCCCCGGCTGTGGTGGTGA